The proteins below come from a single Miscanthus floridulus cultivar M001 chromosome 1, ASM1932011v1, whole genome shotgun sequence genomic window:
- the LOC136499722 gene encoding rhamnogalacturonan I rhamnosyltransferase 1-like isoform X2: MGRHKASPPAAVRRRIGGAGASAIRWALRVATSIVAWTLLLHLFTFLGIPRPPLPIARPSCLGGRSNSTAADSMVAAGEVGHLAPPALPPRRLYKSHGYLLVSCNGGLNQMRAAICDMVTVARYLNLTMVIPELDKQSFWADPSDFGDIFDVNHFIDSLRNEVKIVKELPQKFSEKVPLSMQPISWSSEKYYLRQILPLVRKHKVVRFSKTDSRLANNGLPLKLQKLRCHVNYNALRFTPSIEALGNKMISTLRTTGSFIVLHLRYEMDMLAFSGCTHGCSDEETEELTRMRYAYPWWKEKEIDSEKKRLEGLCPLTPGETTLVLKALGFPRDTRIYIASGEIYGGEKRLAVLKTEFPNIVRKEMLLSDDELQPFQRHSTQMAALDYLVSVASDVFIPSNDGNMAKVVEGHRLQASTEPYSWIGRS; the protein is encoded by the exons ATGGGCAGGCACAAGGCCTCGCCTCCGGCCGCGGTCCGCCGTCGCATCGGCGGCGCCGGGGCGTCCGCCATCCGGTGGGCGCTGCGCGTCGCGACCAGCATCGTGGCCTGGACGCTGCTCCTCCACCTCTTCACCTTCCTCGGCATCCCCCGCCCGCCGCTGCCCATCGCGCGGCCGTCCTGCCTGGGCGGCCGCAGCAACTCCACCGCCGCTGACTCCATGGTTGCGGCCGGCGAGGTCGGGCACCTGGCGCCCCCGGCTCTGCCTCCCAGAA GGCTTTACAAGAGTCATGGCTACCTTCTAGTTTCATGCAATGGTGGTCTGAACCAAATGCGAGCAGCG ATATGCGACATGGTGACTGTAGCGCGCTACTTGAATCTAACCATGGTGATACCTGAACTTGATAAGCAATCCTTCTGGGCTGATCCTAG TGATTTTGGGGATATTTTTGATGTAAATCATTTCATCGATTCATTGAGAAATGAAGTGAAGATTGTCAAAGAACTCCCACAGAAGTTCAGTGAAAAAGTTCCTCTGTCAATGCAACCAATCAGCTGGTCTAGTGAGAAATACTATTTGAGGCAG ATCTTGCCTCTAGTACGAAAACACAAGGTTGTACGTTTTAGCAAGACAGATTCTCGCCTTGCAAACAATGGCCTGCCTCTGAAGCTCCAAAAACTTCGCTGCCATGTTAACTACAACGCATTGAGGTTTACACCATCCATTGAGGCTCTAGGAAACAAGATGATCTCAACTCTCAGGACAACTGGATCTTTTATTGTGCTTCATCTGAGATATGAGATGGATATGCTTGCTTTCTCTGGCTGTACACATGGATGTTCtgatgaagaaacagaagagtTGACAAGAATGAG ATATGCATATCCCTGgtggaaagaaaaggaaatagaCTCTGAGAAGAAAAGGCTTGAGGGATTGTGCCCCCTTACTCCTGGAGAAACAACTTTAGTACTCAAAGCTCTTGGTTTCCCCAGAGACACTCGAATATATATTGCGTCAGGTGAAATATATGGTGGTGAAAAAAGATTAGCTGTATTGAAGACAGAATTTCCTAACATT GTGCGGAAGGAGATGCTTTTATCTGATGATGAGTTGCAACCCTTTCAGAGGCACTCAACTCAAATGGCAGCACTGGACTATCTTGTTTCTGTCGCAAGTGATGTTTTTATCCCCAGTAATGATGGAAACATGGCTAAAGTTGTAGAAGGACACC GTTTACAGGCTTCCACAGAACCATACAGTTGGATAGGAAGAAGCTAG
- the LOC136499722 gene encoding rhamnogalacturonan I rhamnosyltransferase 4-like isoform X1 — translation MGRHKASPPAAVRRRIGGAGASAIRWALRVATSIVAWTLLLHLFTFLGIPRPPLPIARPSCLGGRSNSTAADSMVAAGEVGHLAPPALPPRRLYKSHGYLLVSCNGGLNQMRAAICDMVTVARYLNLTMVIPELDKQSFWADPSDFGDIFDVNHFIDSLRNEVKIVKELPQKFSEKVPLSMQPISWSSEKYYLRQILPLVRKHKVVRFSKTDSRLANNGLPLKLQKLRCHVNYNALRFTPSIEALGNKMISTLRTTGSFIVLHLRYEMDMLAFSGCTHGCSDEETEELTRMRYAYPWWKEKEIDSEKKRLEGLCPLTPGETTLVLKALGFPRDTRIYIASGEIYGGEKRLAVLKTEFPNIVRKEMLLSDDELQPFQRHSTQMAALDYLVSVASDVFIPSNDGNMAKVVEGHRRFTGFHRTIQLDRKKLVELIDLFEDQELSWEEFSVAVKELHGGRMSQPTRRRIIPGQPKEEDYFYANPHECLGPAKKRRGRLKHMEI, via the exons ATGGGCAGGCACAAGGCCTCGCCTCCGGCCGCGGTCCGCCGTCGCATCGGCGGCGCCGGGGCGTCCGCCATCCGGTGGGCGCTGCGCGTCGCGACCAGCATCGTGGCCTGGACGCTGCTCCTCCACCTCTTCACCTTCCTCGGCATCCCCCGCCCGCCGCTGCCCATCGCGCGGCCGTCCTGCCTGGGCGGCCGCAGCAACTCCACCGCCGCTGACTCCATGGTTGCGGCCGGCGAGGTCGGGCACCTGGCGCCCCCGGCTCTGCCTCCCAGAA GGCTTTACAAGAGTCATGGCTACCTTCTAGTTTCATGCAATGGTGGTCTGAACCAAATGCGAGCAGCG ATATGCGACATGGTGACTGTAGCGCGCTACTTGAATCTAACCATGGTGATACCTGAACTTGATAAGCAATCCTTCTGGGCTGATCCTAG TGATTTTGGGGATATTTTTGATGTAAATCATTTCATCGATTCATTGAGAAATGAAGTGAAGATTGTCAAAGAACTCCCACAGAAGTTCAGTGAAAAAGTTCCTCTGTCAATGCAACCAATCAGCTGGTCTAGTGAGAAATACTATTTGAGGCAG ATCTTGCCTCTAGTACGAAAACACAAGGTTGTACGTTTTAGCAAGACAGATTCTCGCCTTGCAAACAATGGCCTGCCTCTGAAGCTCCAAAAACTTCGCTGCCATGTTAACTACAACGCATTGAGGTTTACACCATCCATTGAGGCTCTAGGAAACAAGATGATCTCAACTCTCAGGACAACTGGATCTTTTATTGTGCTTCATCTGAGATATGAGATGGATATGCTTGCTTTCTCTGGCTGTACACATGGATGTTCtgatgaagaaacagaagagtTGACAAGAATGAG ATATGCATATCCCTGgtggaaagaaaaggaaatagaCTCTGAGAAGAAAAGGCTTGAGGGATTGTGCCCCCTTACTCCTGGAGAAACAACTTTAGTACTCAAAGCTCTTGGTTTCCCCAGAGACACTCGAATATATATTGCGTCAGGTGAAATATATGGTGGTGAAAAAAGATTAGCTGTATTGAAGACAGAATTTCCTAACATT GTGCGGAAGGAGATGCTTTTATCTGATGATGAGTTGCAACCCTTTCAGAGGCACTCAACTCAAATGGCAGCACTGGACTATCTTGTTTCTGTCGCAAGTGATGTTTTTATCCCCAGTAATGATGGAAACATGGCTAAAGTTGTAGAAGGACACCGTAG GTTTACAGGCTTCCACAGAACCATACAGTTGGATAGGAAGAAGCTAGTTGAGCTTATAGATCTTTTCGAAGATCAGGAGCTGTCCTGGGAAGAATTCTCTGTTGCTGTCAAGGAGCTCCACGGGGGCCGAATGAGCCAGCCCACCAGAAGGAGAATTATCCCCGGACAACCAAAGGAAGAGGACTACTTTTATGCTAATCCTCATGAATGCCTTGGACCTGCAAAAAAGCGAAGGGGTAGATTAAAACATATGGAGATTTGA